A region from the Aegilops tauschii subsp. strangulata cultivar AL8/78 chromosome 5, Aet v6.0, whole genome shotgun sequence genome encodes:
- the LOC120963964 gene encoding uncharacterized protein, with product MAEDRSWMYTGRQSRKKFTPEWLEKTTEFVERAFRILPPGRHAVVLCPCARCEFRLYRSKDEIQLHLFKNGFAPGYTVWVYHGERHNPQPAKPSDDHPKENGDLNGMKDGAGGGEQASKSAQGTKKWACARGKPPKKDQLWARAAPQGEGGPATMADDRSWMYTGRQSRESITPEWVEKTTEFVERAFRGVPPERQDVGMLCPCARCRNRNRRPRTKYAMQLDLGRNGFMPGYTVWVHHGEGHNPQPAKPSDDHGGGEQVSKPQGTKKWEMPLLEAYARSKLPKEDQIKWSYQKYLWEQEKIKQQQSAPKTKRLRTSGSPTAKPAEDEGRNVSVPEPELEDTATSTADGPAANPATTANAQGVQIPAGPTARPKRKTGPPGWHSV from the exons ATGGCGGAAGACCGCAGCTGGATGTACACGGGCCGCCAGAGCAGGAAGAAGTTCACCCCCGAGTGGTTGGAGAAGACGACCGAGTTCGTGGAGCGCGCCTTCCGCATCCTCCCGCCGGGgcgccatgccgtcgtgctgtgCCCCTGCGCTCGCTGCGAGTTCAGGCTGTACAGATCGAAGGACGAGATTCAGTTGCATCTGTTCAAGAACGGGTTCGCGCCAGGGTACACGGTGTGGGTGTACCACGGCGAGCGCCACAACCCCCAGCCTGCTAAGCCGTCAGACGACCACCCCAAAGAGAATGGCGATCTCAACGGGATGAAGGATGGCGCCGGCGGTGGCGAGCAAGCGTCGAAATCAGCGCAG GGGACCAAGAAGTGGGCGTGTGCAAGAGGCAAGCCACCAAAGAAGGATCAACTGTGGGCGCGGGCTGCGCCGCAGGGAGAGGGAGGCCCAGCGACGATGGCGGACGACCGCAGCTGGATGTACACGGGCCGCCAGAGCAGGGAGTCCATCACCCCCGAGTGGGTGGAGAAGACGACCGAGTTCGTGGAGCGCGCCTTCCGCGGCGTCCCGCCGGAGCGCCAGGACGTGGGCATGCTGTGCCCCTGCGCGCGCTGCCGCAACCGCAACAGGCGGCCGAGGACCAAGTACGCCATGCAGCTGGATCTGGGCAGGAACGGCTTCATGCCAGGGTACACGGTGTGGGTGCACCACGGCGAGGGCCACAACCCCCAGCCTGCCAAGCCGTCCGACGACCATGGTGGCGGCGAGCAAGTGTCGAAACCGCAG GGGACCAAGAAGTGGGAAATGCCCTTGCTTGAGGCGTATGCAAGAAGCAAGCTACCAAAAGAGGATCAAATTAAGTGGAGCTACCAAAAATACCTGTGGGAACAAGAGAAAATCAAGCAGCAGCAGAGTGCACCAAAGACAAAGAGGCTG CGCACCTCCGGTTCGCCCACTGCCAAGCCTGCTGAAGATGAAGGGCGCAATGTCAGCGTCCCGGAGCCTGAACTTGAAGATACGGCAACGTCAACAGCTGATGGCCCTGCAGCTAATCCGGCGACTACAGCCAACGCGCAAGGAGTTCAAATCCCAGCTGGACCGACGGCTCGTCCCAAGCGCAAGACTGGCCCGCCCGGGTGGCATTCCGTGTAA